A stretch of the Salinigranum rubrum genome encodes the following:
- a CDS encoding heavy-metal-associated domain-containing protein, producing MERKTISVTGMSCNGCERNVETALQNLDGVSRVDADHEANTVDVVLEDGVSDDDVTAAIEQAGYDVVA from the coding sequence ATGGAGCGAAAGACGATCTCCGTCACCGGGATGTCGTGTAACGGGTGTGAACGGAACGTGGAGACTGCCTTACAGAACCTCGATGGTGTGAGTCGAGTCGATGCTGACCACGAAGCGAATACGGTCGATGTGGTCCTCGAGGATGGGGTCTCCGATGACGATGTGACCGCGGCAATCGAACAGGCCGGGTACGACGTCGTGGCTTAA
- a CDS encoding heavy metal translocating P-type ATPase: MGTTHEQFNVGGMSCSFCAESIKKAYSRTDGVEDVDVSLAHEEVLVRYDDDILSEIEVKDTLRDLGYTIRDPDKAKRYEQQQAELVDGKRRLLLAGGASIVVAALMGWMILVMGRFESASLVMDLVTLVLALAAMFGPGRYIKKKAFQSLRRGILNQHVLLEAGAFAGLLGGLLGLFVFPSFPTVHFFAVSVFITTYHILSEYTSLTVRTRASQAVQSLLDLQPDTARRVDEDGNVKEVPVDDLDIGDRVRVKPGESIPVDGTIVEGESTVDESVATGESIPEEKIAGDQVIGGSVNETGTLLIEVTAIGEDAFLNQVAREIEEARAMKPGIIQLADRVLKYFVPGVLTIAALSFLFWLVAPLAWGGGPNVQRGAFAALAVLVLGYPCALGMATPLALIRGGGKAATRGILMRSGNAFQIFPDVDHVVLDKTGTITVGEPAVSEVVAFDTDEVDVLTTAASAEAFSEHPLADAILEFADEQDVEYADPDDFDSVTGKGVRATVASDDVLLGKPGWLSDEGIDLSKRADDIERLQGRGLTVSGVVRGGDLIGLIGIGDEIKADAAETIRRMRDAGITPVMITGDNQRTANTVADEVGIDRVMADVLPDEKREEIGRLQEARHRVAMVGDGINDAPALTQADIGIAIGAGTDIAIESADIVLMGDRLGGVMDAYEIGKESYRKTRQNLATAFAFNGIGVAAATTGLVHPVFAMLAMVLSVSAVLANSFAGQLLSGESVNTEFALEKGTDGDVRDGRAAAD, from the coding sequence ATGGGAACGACACACGAACAATTCAACGTCGGGGGAATGTCCTGCTCCTTCTGTGCCGAGAGTATCAAGAAGGCCTACAGCCGGACCGACGGCGTCGAAGATGTCGACGTGAGTCTCGCCCACGAGGAGGTCCTCGTCCGGTACGACGACGATATCCTGAGCGAGATCGAGGTGAAGGACACGCTCCGGGATCTCGGCTATACCATCCGCGATCCGGACAAAGCGAAGCGATACGAACAGCAGCAGGCCGAACTCGTCGACGGGAAGCGCCGCCTCCTCCTCGCCGGCGGCGCATCCATCGTCGTTGCCGCGCTGATGGGCTGGATGATTCTCGTGATGGGACGCTTCGAGTCGGCATCTCTCGTGATGGATCTGGTCACACTTGTGCTGGCGCTCGCAGCGATGTTCGGGCCTGGCCGCTACATCAAAAAGAAAGCCTTCCAGAGCCTCCGCCGGGGGATCCTCAACCAGCACGTCCTCCTGGAGGCAGGCGCGTTCGCGGGGCTCCTCGGTGGGTTGCTCGGCCTGTTCGTCTTCCCGAGCTTCCCGACCGTCCACTTCTTCGCCGTCTCCGTGTTCATCACCACCTACCACATCCTCTCGGAGTACACCAGCCTCACCGTGCGGACGCGGGCCTCACAGGCCGTTCAGAGCCTCCTCGACCTCCAGCCGGACACCGCCCGTCGCGTCGACGAGGACGGCAACGTCAAGGAGGTCCCCGTTGACGACCTCGACATCGGTGATCGCGTCCGCGTCAAGCCCGGCGAGAGTATACCCGTCGATGGGACAATCGTCGAGGGTGAATCAACGGTCGACGAGTCGGTCGCCACCGGCGAGTCGATCCCCGAGGAGAAGATCGCCGGCGACCAGGTGATCGGTGGCAGCGTCAACGAGACCGGCACGCTGCTTATCGAGGTGACCGCAATTGGGGAGGACGCGTTCCTCAATCAAGTGGCCCGCGAGATCGAGGAAGCGCGGGCGATGAAGCCCGGCATCATCCAGCTCGCCGACCGCGTGCTCAAGTACTTCGTTCCGGGCGTCCTGACGATTGCCGCGCTCTCGTTCCTCTTCTGGCTGGTCGCACCGCTCGCGTGGGGCGGTGGTCCGAACGTCCAGCGGGGGGCCTTCGCAGCGCTGGCGGTCCTCGTCCTCGGCTATCCGTGTGCGCTTGGGATGGCAACACCCCTTGCCCTAATCCGGGGCGGCGGGAAGGCCGCGACCCGCGGCATCCTGATGCGGTCGGGCAACGCCTTCCAGATCTTCCCCGACGTCGACCATGTTGTGCTCGACAAAACCGGTACCATCACCGTCGGCGAACCCGCCGTCAGTGAGGTCGTCGCGTTCGACACCGACGAGGTGGATGTACTCACGACTGCGGCCAGTGCAGAGGCCTTCTCCGAGCATCCGCTCGCCGATGCGATCCTCGAGTTCGCCGACGAGCAAGATGTCGAGTACGCTGACCCCGATGATTTCGACTCTGTGACCGGCAAGGGCGTCCGGGCAACCGTGGCCAGCGACGACGTGCTGCTCGGGAAACCGGGATGGCTCAGCGACGAGGGAATCGACCTGTCGAAGAGGGCCGACGACATTGAGCGACTCCAGGGCCGCGGCCTCACCGTCTCTGGGGTCGTCCGAGGCGGTGACCTAATCGGCCTGATCGGCATCGGCGACGAAATCAAAGCCGACGCCGCCGAGACCATCCGGCGGATGCGCGACGCCGGCATTACGCCCGTGATGATAACCGGGGACAACCAACGCACCGCGAACACGGTTGCTGACGAGGTCGGCATCGATCGTGTGATGGCCGACGTACTGCCCGACGAGAAGCGGGAGGAAATCGGTCGCCTGCAGGAAGCCCGCCACCGGGTGGCGATGGTCGGCGACGGCATCAACGACGCGCCGGCACTCACGCAGGCGGACATCGGGATCGCCATCGGCGCCGGGACCGACATCGCCATCGAATCGGCAGACATCGTCCTGATGGGCGACCGGCTCGGTGGCGTAATGGACGCCTACGAGATTGGCAAAGAGAGCTATCGGAAGACCCGCCAGAATCTCGCGACAGCCTTCGCGTTCAACGGGATCGGCGTCGCCGCGGCGACGACCGGGCTCGTTCACCCCGTGTTCGCGATGCTCGCGATGGTGCTGTCCGTCTCGGCCGTCCTGGCCAACAGCTTCGCTGGCCAGCTCCTCTCCGGCGAGAGCGTCAACACCGAGTTCGCTCTTGAAAAAGGTACAGACGGCGACGTGAGAGACGGCCGAGCAGCAGCCGATTAA
- a CDS encoding ArsR/SmtB family transcription factor: MALLESDVPIREVVTTAPEKAKALENDVRAKILDMLAAEEMTIEEIHAELHRRGEEKAETTVRHHVNVLKDAGMVEIARLEEAGGGTRKFYKSNTRVFSYELPEEADETLAGAQSTTSEELASLIETLYTKHGTEIEAVAREMKPCEYCDTQHYEEFIVRELLNRALIELGESGTLDDVFSTDD; encoded by the coding sequence ATGGCGCTCCTCGAATCCGACGTGCCGATCCGCGAAGTCGTGACGACGGCCCCGGAGAAAGCGAAGGCGTTGGAGAACGACGTCCGGGCGAAGATCCTCGATATGCTCGCTGCTGAGGAAATGACGATCGAGGAGATTCACGCCGAACTGCATCGTCGCGGTGAGGAGAAGGCCGAGACGACGGTGCGTCACCACGTGAACGTCCTGAAGGATGCGGGGATGGTCGAGATCGCCCGGCTCGAGGAAGCTGGCGGCGGAACGCGGAAATTCTACAAGTCGAACACGCGGGTCTTCTCCTATGAGCTCCCGGAGGAAGCAGACGAAACCCTCGCGGGGGCGCAGTCCACCACGTCCGAGGAGTTGGCATCCCTCATCGAGACGCTGTATACGAAACACGGTACTGAGATCGAGGCGGTCGCCCGCGAAATGAAGCCCTGCGAGTACTGCGACACCCAGCACTACGAGGAGTTCATCGTTCGCGAACTCCTGAACCGTGCCCTCATTGAGTTGGGCGAGAGCGGCACGCTGGACGACGTGTTCTCGACCGACGACTAA
- the merA gene encoding mercury(II) reductase has protein sequence MTHTSDYDLVILGGGAAAFAAITEASRRDLSTAIVNAGLPIGGTCVNVGCVPSKHLLAVAESGAAASENPFDAVTYPEAPTIDWVDALDGTDDLVERFRQQNYVDVAEHFETDIYEGYGQLVDSEGRSPSGNRNATRSGDDTTIEVVDGPDKGTRITGEKALVATGSSPWAPPIDGLEEVEYYTSETILEERDLPESIVMLGGGYIALEWGQILHRVGVDVTILQRSERVLSDMEGQLGRELQRALREEGIDIVTGNDFKRVRTAATDGSSQPSQQDVTVETVVDGEERAVTAEALFVATGVQPNSENIGLERVGVKTEPDGAIRVDEYFQTTNPDIYAAGDVIGEPELETVAAKEGNHAVKNAFGSAELRSVGRSSGQSPREDNEGVTIDYDTVPAVVFTSPEVAAVGTTEREYMNEHGICSCRTVQMEDVPRAKAVSNTDGLVQVVKHHETDEIVGVHMVGPRAADMIMEATLAVKFGLTVDDIIDTVHPFPTFSEAFKHACQAFRRDTSTMSCCIE, from the coding sequence ATGACTCACACGTCCGACTATGATCTCGTGATCCTCGGCGGCGGAGCCGCTGCCTTCGCCGCCATCACCGAAGCGAGCCGGAGAGATCTCTCGACGGCGATAGTGAACGCGGGACTACCAATCGGCGGGACCTGCGTGAACGTCGGCTGTGTCCCGAGCAAGCATCTGCTCGCCGTCGCCGAGAGCGGCGCTGCAGCGTCGGAGAATCCCTTCGATGCCGTCACATATCCCGAGGCACCGACCATCGACTGGGTCGATGCACTCGACGGGACCGATGACCTCGTCGAGCGGTTCCGGCAGCAGAACTACGTCGACGTCGCCGAGCACTTCGAGACCGACATCTACGAGGGCTACGGCCAACTGGTCGACAGCGAGGGACGCAGTCCCTCGGGCAACCGGAATGCAACGCGTTCCGGTGACGACACGACCATCGAGGTTGTCGACGGTCCCGACAAAGGGACCCGAATCACCGGCGAGAAGGCTCTCGTCGCGACGGGGAGTTCGCCCTGGGCACCGCCCATCGACGGCCTCGAGGAGGTCGAGTACTACACTAGCGAAACTATCCTTGAGGAACGCGACCTCCCCGAGAGTATCGTGATGCTCGGCGGTGGGTACATTGCCCTCGAGTGGGGACAGATTCTTCACCGCGTCGGCGTCGACGTGACGATCCTCCAGCGCTCCGAGCGCGTCCTCTCGGATATGGAAGGCCAACTCGGTCGGGAGCTCCAGCGGGCCCTCCGCGAGGAGGGTATCGACATCGTGACCGGCAACGACTTCAAACGAGTTCGGACCGCAGCGACCGACGGCAGCTCCCAGCCGAGCCAGCAGGACGTCACGGTGGAGACCGTCGTCGATGGCGAGGAGCGAGCGGTCACCGCCGAGGCGCTGTTCGTCGCAACTGGAGTCCAGCCCAATAGCGAAAATATCGGTCTAGAGAGGGTGGGCGTCAAGACAGAGCCAGACGGGGCGATCCGCGTCGACGAGTACTTCCAGACCACAAATCCCGACATCTACGCGGCGGGCGACGTAATCGGCGAGCCCGAACTGGAGACGGTCGCCGCCAAGGAGGGCAACCACGCCGTCAAGAACGCCTTCGGCAGCGCGGAGCTACGCTCCGTGGGCCGTTCGAGCGGGCAGAGCCCGCGAGAAGACAACGAAGGTGTCACCATCGACTACGACACCGTCCCGGCGGTCGTCTTCACCAGCCCAGAGGTCGCAGCCGTCGGGACGACAGAGCGCGAGTATATGAACGAACATGGCATCTGTTCCTGCCGGACAGTTCAGATGGAGGACGTACCGCGGGCGAAAGCCGTCAGCAACACGGATGGGCTCGTCCAGGTCGTCAAACACCACGAGACCGACGAGATCGTCGGCGTCCACATGGTCGGGCCTCGTGCCGCAGACATGATCATGGAAGCGACGTTGGCGGTGAAGTTCGGGCTGACCGTCGACGACATCATCGATACGGTTCACCCCTTCCCGACGTTCTCCGAGGCGTTCAAACACGCCTGTCAGGCGTTCCGCCGGGATACGTCGACAATGAGTTGCTGTATCGAGTGA
- a CDS encoding winged helix-turn-helix transcriptional regulator: MADTTSSAPACDVDGTCYCPLTGVINTLSRKYAMQLVSIIGAHDALRFAEIEEHLPTASTSTISKRLDEFEEAGLVSRTQYNEIPPRVEYALTDDGDEVRTRLEPLLEWATENS, encoded by the coding sequence ATGGCAGATACTACTTCATCGGCGCCCGCGTGCGACGTCGACGGGACGTGCTACTGCCCGCTCACAGGAGTGATCAACACGTTGAGCCGGAAATACGCGATGCAACTCGTCAGCATCATCGGCGCACACGATGCACTGCGGTTCGCGGAGATCGAGGAGCACCTCCCGACGGCGAGTACGTCCACGATCTCGAAACGCCTCGACGAATTCGAGGAGGCGGGCCTCGTTTCACGGACGCAGTACAACGAAATCCCGCCACGTGTCGAGTATGCGCTGACGGACGACGGCGACGAGGTTCGAACACGCCTGGAACCGTTACTTGAGTGGGCAACAGAGAACAGCTGA
- a CDS encoding DUF6166 domain-containing protein, whose translation METDSTTHPRVVQDERERCQATGDHVEYVGMRVDGTPVVLNLTEHERLSPDRSLDLVRHSPAGFDWGYTGSGPAQLACALLLDYTDDESVAHQYYIQFRDAVVSQLVCDGPADCWHLTGADIDAALSAFQDHHTLTPDGGKPSPSLPANWSAVSRADRTVFQRRDIDHYVVLAEGSEEWLIILCAQGDRAYPAPLDHRTLPVGTTPAPAVQELVTESNNLVEPEEEA comes from the coding sequence ATGGAGACAGATTCGACCACCCATCCACGAGTAGTACAGGACGAGAGAGAACGATGCCAAGCGACAGGAGACCACGTCGAGTACGTCGGTATGCGCGTCGACGGAACGCCGGTGGTACTGAACCTCACCGAACACGAGCGCCTCTCCCCCGACCGAAGCCTCGACCTCGTGCGCCATAGTCCGGCGGGATTCGACTGGGGCTACACCGGAAGCGGCCCAGCGCAACTCGCCTGTGCGCTCCTTCTCGATTACACCGACGACGAGAGCGTCGCCCACCAGTACTACATCCAGTTCCGCGACGCGGTCGTGAGTCAGCTGGTGTGTGATGGCCCGGCCGACTGCTGGCATCTCACGGGAGCGGACATCGATGCTGCACTCAGTGCGTTCCAGGATCACCACACCCTCACGCCGGATGGTGGGAAGCCGTCGCCGTCGCTGCCAGCGAATTGGAGTGCCGTGAGCCGGGCAGATCGGACAGTCTTCCAACGCCGGGATATCGACCACTACGTCGTCCTCGCCGAAGGGAGCGAGGAGTGGTTGATCATCCTCTGCGCGCAGGGTGACCGGGCGTATCCCGCCCCGCTCGATCATCGAACCCTGCCGGTCGGAACTACTCCTGCTCCCGCCGTGCAGGAACTGGTCACTGAGAGCAACAACCTCGTCGAGCCGGAGGAAGAAGCCTGA
- a CDS encoding RNA polymerase subunit sigma-70, whose protein sequence is MYEVCGEKELKVILALDPGDSISGVARKIDENRETIRRVVNRIEAAGYVAYDDGLHLIDQTLRDVGLEFLTAAAATSPPSISEAYVLPQFAGMDYAFTAIDAVYVWTRGGYQVARDPADYPLFIAVHESDLNAWTSFFDRFGIPTAEERQPADDLDGAIQVVLEPRPQIDAEMVDGRPVIPLQETVTFANEYYATFESALDMLGRMYDDVDTDAAYRMEPA, encoded by the coding sequence ATGTACGAAGTATGCGGTGAGAAGGAACTCAAGGTCATCCTCGCGCTTGATCCGGGGGATTCCATCTCCGGCGTCGCGCGAAAGATCGACGAGAACCGGGAGACGATTCGGCGCGTCGTGAACCGTATTGAAGCAGCGGGCTACGTCGCGTACGATGATGGCCTCCACCTCATCGATCAGACGCTCCGCGACGTCGGTCTCGAGTTCCTGACGGCGGCAGCAGCCACCTCGCCGCCATCGATCTCGGAGGCGTACGTCCTCCCGCAGTTCGCTGGCATGGACTACGCGTTCACCGCCATCGATGCGGTCTATGTCTGGACTCGCGGTGGCTACCAGGTCGCTCGCGACCCGGCGGACTATCCGCTGTTCATCGCCGTCCACGAGTCCGACCTCAACGCCTGGACGTCGTTCTTCGACCGATTCGGGATCCCGACTGCGGAAGAGCGTCAGCCAGCTGACGACCTCGATGGCGCCATCCAGGTCGTTCTGGAGCCACGGCCACAGATCGACGCCGAGATGGTCGACGGACGGCCCGTCATCCCGCTTCAGGAAACCGTGACGTTCGCAAACGAGTACTACGCGACCTTCGAGTCGGCACTCGATATGCTCGGCCGGATGTACGACGACGTCGACACTGATGCGGCCTACCGCATGGAGCCAGCCTGA
- a CDS encoding DUF7389 domain-containing protein, with translation MPEPTQQSRTNAESTENSARQTPTEYVERSDVGVSLTVKLTRGTGTRDQDKVTAKVKAKTLEEAREDMETLREYIHDLAKDARQIQPADLHEE, from the coding sequence ATGCCAGAACCCACCCAGCAGTCCCGTACAAACGCAGAATCGACCGAGAACAGTGCGCGACAGACTCCTACTGAATACGTCGAGCGAAGCGATGTTGGCGTCTCACTTACGGTGAAGCTGACTCGCGGCACTGGGACCCGCGACCAGGATAAGGTCACAGCCAAAGTGAAGGCGAAAACGCTCGAAGAGGCCCGCGAGGACATGGAAACCCTCCGCGAGTACATCCACGACCTCGCCAAGGACGCTCGCCAAATCCAGCCAGCAGACCTACACGAAGAGTAA
- a CDS encoding DUF6166 domain-containing protein, with protein sequence MSWTSDPQPAGTSHTSDETDVIYVGYRQRGRAIVEKYPGREPLTPDRSLELANHSPSGFEWGYTGSGPAQLALALLLDYTDDEDVALAEYMAFKNEVVSRLECSGPKQRWRLTGHEIDTALRETVDEPVAPSVN encoded by the coding sequence ATGAGTTGGACAAGTGATCCACAGCCAGCTGGAACGTCACACACTTCGGATGAGACCGACGTCATCTACGTCGGCTACCGACAGCGAGGCCGCGCAATCGTCGAAAAGTATCCTGGTCGCGAACCGCTGACCCCAGATCGGAGTCTCGAGCTGGCGAACCACAGTCCCTCGGGCTTCGAATGGGGGTACACGGGGAGTGGCCCGGCGCAACTCGCGCTCGCCCTCCTGCTCGATTACACCGACGACGAGGACGTCGCACTGGCGGAGTACATGGCGTTCAAGAACGAAGTCGTGAGCCGATTGGAGTGTAGTGGTCCCAAACAGCGCTGGCGACTCACAGGACACGAGATAGATACGGCCCTTCGTGAGACAGTCGACGAACCAGTCGCACCGTCCGTCAACTAA
- a CDS encoding DUF7567 family protein, producing the protein MSLDVIDRHSEALFEFLWCPVCGHKVFSHIPFEGVFCKNCNTQMELQESQEDRGYEEAVLVCFDTDTAWNLHVDEKLRRDLPDGSARVKILGAPGAYEVDWWSPEPSEDWEPVERGEFDDIEEPAEVSHLA; encoded by the coding sequence ATGAGTCTGGACGTCATTGACCGCCACAGCGAAGCACTGTTCGAGTTCCTCTGGTGTCCCGTCTGCGGGCACAAGGTGTTCAGCCACATCCCCTTCGAGGGCGTGTTTTGCAAGAACTGCAACACACAGATGGAACTCCAAGAATCGCAAGAGGATCGTGGCTACGAGGAAGCTGTCCTCGTCTGCTTCGATACCGACACAGCCTGGAACCTCCACGTCGACGAAAAACTTCGTCGCGACCTGCCTGACGGGTCGGCGAGGGTAAAGATCCTCGGCGCACCAGGTGCCTACGAGGTCGACTGGTGGAGTCCGGAACCTAGCGAGGACTGGGAACCGGTCGAGCGCGGTGAGTTCGACGACATCGAAGAACCTGCTGAGGTGTCTCACTTGGCGTGA
- a CDS encoding DUF7568 family protein, which yields MPRITNWTRQSRTPSLAYRNTETGARAVLHRAPDSYQYKWRAAILVDGYPVWSRGFETKQATAFRDALRDRPLPELTCPECPNDDVLVGEKAADGPKVQRWFDCLDCGYEARSKIVYGAER from the coding sequence ATGCCCCGAATCACCAACTGGACACGACAGAGTCGCACCCCGTCGCTTGCGTATCGAAACACCGAGACTGGAGCCCGAGCCGTTCTCCATCGTGCACCGGACTCCTACCAGTACAAGTGGCGAGCAGCAATCCTCGTCGACGGCTATCCGGTCTGGTCACGTGGCTTCGAGACGAAGCAGGCGACAGCCTTTCGGGACGCCCTTCGAGACAGACCACTCCCTGAGCTGACCTGCCCTGAGTGCCCGAACGACGACGTTCTCGTCGGCGAGAAGGCAGCAGACGGGCCGAAAGTCCAGCGATGGTTCGACTGCCTCGACTGTGGCTACGAAGCTCGTTCGAAGATCGTCTACGGCGCTGAGCGCTGA
- a CDS encoding transposase: MSNKTQALQNVASVDDFLNVAATKTVPLFEHLEFEFLLEYDVFAPACRGRTRVHKPPELFRGFLHCYYENVYGTRPITRELQNPLVWRCCGFDRPPSRDAVDRFLTDLEQVCDDVFDRLVEQAAVRGLLDSTYRIDSTHVEAIQWNDEASWNYDSTAEEHYYGFGCTIVSTGAKIPIAAEFTQAKQASEETAMRVTRDALAVDTPIWMIGDSAYDTLEWHDFLLDAGIVPVAPYNPRNTDEPLDIEYRVEDQIEEHSEDLQLKQSVLEETYNRRTQVERTNDAVKDCGLGHVRARGRVHARAQVFLALCLRLVVAITNDERGDNPGREMLRA; encoded by the coding sequence GTGTCCAACAAAACCCAAGCCCTGCAAAACGTAGCTTCGGTCGACGACTTCTTGAATGTCGCGGCGACCAAGACCGTCCCGTTGTTTGAACATCTTGAGTTCGAATTTCTGCTTGAGTACGACGTGTTCGCCCCCGCTTGCAGGGGGCGAACACGAGTACACAAGCCACCAGAACTCTTCCGAGGCTTTCTGCACTGCTACTACGAGAACGTCTACGGTACTCGTCCAATCACGCGCGAACTGCAGAATCCACTCGTCTGGCGCTGTTGTGGCTTCGATCGACCGCCGTCGCGAGACGCGGTCGATCGCTTCCTCACTGACCTCGAACAGGTCTGTGACGATGTTTTCGACCGTCTTGTCGAGCAGGCCGCCGTCCGGGGCCTGCTCGACTCTACCTATCGAATTGATTCAACTCACGTCGAGGCGATTCAATGGAATGATGAAGCGTCATGGAACTACGATTCGACGGCTGAAGAGCACTACTACGGCTTCGGCTGTACGATCGTCTCGACGGGAGCGAAGATCCCTATCGCAGCGGAATTTACACAGGCGAAACAAGCCTCAGAAGAGACGGCGATGCGCGTCACACGTGACGCGCTCGCCGTCGACACTCCGATCTGGATGATTGGCGACAGTGCCTACGACACACTCGAGTGGCACGACTTCCTGCTGGACGCAGGAATCGTGCCCGTTGCGCCGTACAATCCGCGAAACACCGATGAACCGCTCGATATCGAGTACAGGGTTGAAGATCAAATAGAGGAACACAGCGAGGATCTTCAGCTGAAGCAATCGGTCTTAGAGGAGACGTACAACCGCCGGACACAGGTTGAGCGAACGAACGATGCGGTCAAGGACTGCGGCCTCGGGCACGTCCGCGCCCGAGGCCGCGTTCACGCGCGAGCGCAAGTGTTTCTGGCGCTGTGCCTGCGACTCGTCGTCGCAATCACTAACGACGAACGAGGTGACAACCCGGGCCGGGAGATGCTCAGGGCATGA
- a CDS encoding IS701 family transposase, giving the protein MLPITSFLSCTSPIDELECLSYHQKHHAKTYVTGLVAASNKTVDGIATYVLPAKSERALNKFLTEYDWDEDRLNRERLELLQTENETRWSSDGVVVIDDTFTHKTGKQIPNAGKFYDHSTRGYIWGQNLVYAIYADKKTTYPLCFRLYEKDSKTRVELATELVDECIEIGVPADTYLFDIPYCSGEFVAHLESYGKEWVSAIKSDRNVTYAGERMRVDALAERIDTQPRTVDGEVYHIWTKKLDVSKLGEVKVLITEKESDDEDGELSVKYIVSNKIDAPASHLIALYAMRWRIETFFRDTKQDLGLGDCEMRSHAGVSRHWHLLMLAYSLLKLGAAQSALGTVLSRATSLRADLKRSFREAVQNLLSWALSSPTRSIDELMQEVEGLFI; this is encoded by the coding sequence ATGCTGCCGATCACGTCGTTTCTCTCCTGTACGTCTCCAATTGACGAGCTAGAGTGTCTCTCGTATCACCAGAAGCATCACGCGAAAACCTACGTCACAGGTCTTGTTGCGGCCAGCAACAAGACCGTGGACGGCATCGCTACCTACGTTCTTCCGGCGAAAAGTGAACGCGCGCTCAACAAGTTCCTCACCGAGTACGATTGGGACGAAGATCGCCTCAACAGAGAACGATTGGAGCTACTCCAAACAGAGAACGAAACACGCTGGAGCAGTGACGGTGTCGTCGTCATCGACGACACCTTCACCCACAAAACCGGCAAACAAATCCCGAACGCGGGGAAGTTCTACGATCACTCCACGCGTGGGTACATCTGGGGACAAAACCTCGTTTACGCCATCTACGCCGACAAGAAAACCACCTACCCGCTGTGTTTTCGGCTGTACGAGAAAGACAGCAAGACACGCGTCGAGTTAGCGACGGAACTCGTCGACGAATGCATCGAGATAGGTGTCCCGGCGGACACCTATCTCTTCGACATTCCGTACTGTTCGGGCGAATTCGTCGCCCATCTCGAAAGCTACGGCAAAGAGTGGGTGTCTGCAATCAAAAGCGACCGGAACGTCACCTACGCAGGCGAACGGATGCGCGTCGATGCGCTGGCCGAGCGCATCGACACGCAGCCACGAACCGTCGACGGTGAGGTCTACCACATTTGGACGAAGAAGCTGGACGTCTCGAAACTCGGGGAGGTGAAGGTACTCATCACGGAGAAAGAATCAGACGACGAAGACGGTGAACTGAGCGTCAAGTACATCGTGAGCAATAAGATCGACGCGCCAGCGAGCCATCTCATCGCGTTGTACGCGATGCGATGGCGGATCGAGACGTTCTTCAGAGACACGAAGCAGGACCTCGGTTTGGGAGACTGCGAGATGCGCAGCCACGCAGGTGTCAGTCGGCACTGGCACCTGCTGATGCTCGCCTACAGTCTCCTGAAGCTCGGTGCTGCACAAAGCGCTCTGGGAACGGTGCTCTCACGAGCGACGTCGCTTCGAGCTGATCTCAAACGCTCGTTCCGTGAAGCCGTTCAAAACCTCTTGTCGTGGGCGCTTTCGAGCCCTACCCGAAGTATCGACGAACTCATGCAGGAAGTCGAAGGCCTGTTCATATAG